Proteins encoded by one window of Pirellulales bacterium:
- a CDS encoding BlaI/MecI/CopY family transcriptional regulator produces the protein MAKTSHLDLGRRERQIMDAVHQLGDASVSDVRSCLPDPPSYSAVRTMMRLLEGKGFLKHRREGVKYIYRSAEAPEKSKRWALQHLLKTFFGGSAGDAVAAVLDMSADTISSEELDRLARLIAEARQEGR, from the coding sequence ATGGCCAAAACCTCTCATCTCGACCTCGGGCGGCGCGAGCGGCAAATCATGGATGCCGTGCATCAACTCGGCGACGCGTCGGTCAGCGACGTGCGGTCGTGTTTGCCCGATCCGCCCAGCTATTCGGCCGTCCGCACGATGATGCGGCTCTTGGAAGGCAAGGGCTTTCTCAAGCATCGCCGCGAAGGGGTGAAGTATATCTATCGCTCCGCCGAGGCCCCGGAAAAATCGAAACGCTGGGCCTTGCAACATTTGCTCAAGACGTTCTTCGGCGGCTCCGCGGGGGATGCCGTGGCCGCCGTGCTCGATATGTCTGCCGATACGATTTCTTCCGAGGAACTCGATCGCCTGGCCCGCCTGATCGCCGAAGCCCGCCAGGAGGGAAGGTGA
- a CDS encoding PQQ-dependent sugar dehydrogenase, giving the protein MRLCGSSLIALLSATALFVLAAPLLRAADEADPVATVARLNSSFPPERLDPAEWQIKERVLGSQRQMDFKPVVAEAIVRVKDTYYIAERGSPRWLVGNRTVEKSGPTKQIRCIQAFDNLDRLIKASQFADLPKPPEGFTLRAIATLPVNPSRLASDGRGKVLYALCERGDVWRIEPESGAQRQLLQPSDYIDPKLGDSTTMGMTLDKQNRLYIITNQQDSDARPRMNRVTIWRTTKVVDGDPADPQPWLRATYPWGIGPFNHGVGHIATGPDGMLYVSSGSRTDGNEQGSDDRYWKGGEHELTACIWRLDPNAAEPKIEIYARGLRNPYGFCWDPSGRMLATDNGPDADPPEELNVIERGKHYGFPFKFSDWPNKPYPYTPNPPNGQEFTLPVANLGPAAGGSEEKPLYTFDPHSSPSGIVYLGDDFPPPYRGGFFVTRFGNLLKRPKDVGFDLLHIKLEQNTKGEFVAHTMRVLFPVARPVDVHLSGKGRVYICEYARQIENGGFVEMLPGRILELAVKP; this is encoded by the coding sequence ATGCGTCTTTGCGGCTCGTCGCTGATCGCTTTATTGTCGGCAACCGCGCTTTTCGTTTTGGCGGCGCCGCTGCTTCGCGCGGCGGACGAGGCCGATCCGGTCGCCACGGTCGCGCGGCTCAATTCCAGCTTCCCGCCGGAACGGCTCGACCCGGCCGAGTGGCAAATCAAGGAACGCGTGCTGGGGAGTCAGCGGCAGATGGACTTCAAGCCGGTCGTCGCGGAAGCGATCGTCCGAGTGAAAGACACCTACTACATCGCCGAGCGCGGCAGCCCGCGGTGGCTCGTCGGCAATCGAACCGTGGAGAAATCCGGCCCGACGAAACAAATCCGCTGCATCCAAGCGTTCGACAATCTGGACCGGCTGATCAAGGCCTCTCAATTCGCCGATCTACCAAAACCTCCGGAGGGTTTCACGCTGCGCGCGATCGCCACCCTGCCGGTCAATCCCAGCCGACTGGCCAGCGACGGCCGCGGCAAAGTGCTCTACGCCCTCTGCGAGCGCGGCGACGTTTGGCGGATCGAGCCCGAAAGCGGCGCCCAACGCCAATTGCTCCAGCCGTCGGACTACATCGATCCGAAGCTCGGCGATTCGACCACGATGGGGATGACGCTCGACAAGCAGAATCGGCTCTATATCATCACGAATCAGCAGGATTCCGACGCCCGGCCGCGCATGAATCGAGTGACGATCTGGCGCACGACGAAAGTTGTCGATGGCGACCCGGCCGATCCGCAGCCTTGGCTCCGCGCAACGTATCCCTGGGGGATCGGGCCGTTCAATCACGGAGTGGGCCACATCGCGACCGGTCCCGACGGGATGCTGTATGTCTCCAGCGGTTCACGGACGGACGGCAACGAGCAGGGCAGCGACGACCGCTATTGGAAAGGGGGCGAGCACGAATTGACCGCCTGCATTTGGCGGCTCGATCCCAACGCCGCCGAGCCGAAGATCGAGATTTATGCCCGCGGCCTGCGAAATCCTTATGGTTTCTGCTGGGACCCGTCGGGGCGAATGCTGGCCACCGACAACGGTCCTGACGCCGATCCGCCGGAAGAGCTGAACGTCATCGAGCGTGGCAAGCATTACGGCTTCCCGTTCAAGTTTTCCGATTGGCCGAACAAGCCGTATCCCTACACGCCCAATCCGCCCAACGGGCAGGAATTCACGCTGCCCGTGGCGAATCTGGGTCCAGCGGCCGGCGGCAGCGAGGAGAAGCCGCTCTACACGTTCGATCCGCATTCGTCGCCGTCGGGGATCGTTTACCTCGGAGACGATTTTCCGCCGCCATATCGCGGCGGTTTTTTCGTGACGCGGTTCGGCAATTTGTTGAAGCGCCCCAAGGACGTCGGCTTCGACCTTTTGCACATCAAGCTGGAACAGAACACCAAGGGGGAGTTCGTGGCCCACACGATGCGAGTCCTATTCCCGGTCGCTCGGCCCGTGGACGTGCATCTTTCAGGCAAAGGGCGCGTTTACATCTGCGAATACGCACGGCAAATCGAAAACGGCGGCTTCGTGGAAATGCTGCCCGGCCGGATTCTGGAGTTGGCGGTCAAGCCATGA
- a CDS encoding response regulator, translating to MTDQIAAAAHQKPTVFVVDDDPAVCGAISAGITKVIGLPVQSYTSADAFLAEYDAKRPGCLVLDVKMPGMSGLELQEALRARGAHLPVIMISGHAEVRTAVKAMKNGALSLLEKPFDMQQLEEHIRQALKIDAGARDKAERREAISDRLAALTSREREIMGLLVEGKTNKEIALALGTSLPTVDKHRWKVFEKMRVDNVVELFRLMSELAE from the coding sequence ATGACTGACCAGATTGCCGCGGCCGCGCATCAGAAGCCGACGGTCTTCGTCGTCGACGATGATCCGGCCGTTTGCGGCGCGATTTCCGCCGGCATTACCAAGGTGATTGGGCTTCCCGTCCAGTCTTACACCAGCGCGGATGCCTTTCTCGCCGAGTACGACGCGAAACGGCCCGGCTGCCTCGTGCTTGACGTCAAGATGCCTGGGATGAGCGGCCTGGAGTTGCAAGAAGCCCTTCGAGCGCGCGGCGCGCATTTGCCGGTAATCATGATCAGCGGGCACGCCGAGGTGCGAACTGCCGTCAAGGCAATGAAAAATGGGGCGCTCAGCCTCTTGGAAAAGCCGTTCGACATGCAGCAATTGGAAGAACACATCCGGCAAGCCCTGAAAATCGACGCAGGGGCCCGAGACAAGGCCGAGCGCCGTGAGGCGATTTCCGACCGGCTTGCCGCATTAACGTCGCGCGAGCGAGAAATCATGGGGTTGCTGGTCGAAGGGAAGACCAACAAGGAAATCGCGCTGGCACTCGGAACCAGTCTCCCCACGGTCGACAAGCATCGCTGGAAGGTATTTGAGAAGATGCGGGTCGACAACGTGGTCGAACTTTTCCGCCTGATGAGCGAATTGGCTGAGTAG
- a CDS encoding PAS domain S-box protein yields the protein MSFKPPNGDVSSVGDGTLRDAHTVAAATAADLARANALLTAEIEERRRTEASLRQSEERFEKAFRSDPDALVISRLSDGAVMEVNHSWEQVVGYEAAEVLGKDRRTLQLVTDGAVRENLLQRLISDGRYQDEEVQLRHRSGAIRDVRISAETIDISGETCVLARLRDITEQKEAERGLAASNERLHMALSAAKMGIWEWIISTDRIIWSPEVGSVFGLAGGEPVDTFDAFLQCIHPEDRPAIARRVNQLVEHPPSDRTYDSEYRAIWPGGEVRWVASKGMFVCDAAGTAQRLLGTVMDITERKQVDERAERALTDFWRRGRIKAVDQMASSVAHELNQPLTAIAIQAGIISSLVSTDERRGSADLALAANQIGEQAHRAGAILRSLRDLVKNRDSHRDLVQLNEVVREVVRIVEALARQTRISLRLELADLPDVSIDRIQIAQLVMNLCQNAIEAMQDRDVDGRVLELATALVDQRAILLSVRDTGNGIPAEIGEGIFDRFFTTRTEGIGIGLAICQSITEAHGGKLWFTSTVGEGTTFFLRLPAADEERE from the coding sequence ATGTCTTTCAAACCGCCAAACGGCGATGTTTCCTCTGTCGGGGACGGCACGCTTCGCGACGCACATACGGTCGCCGCGGCCACTGCCGCCGACTTGGCTCGCGCTAACGCCCTGTTGACCGCGGAAATCGAGGAGCGACGGCGGACGGAAGCCTCGCTACGGCAATCCGAAGAGCGGTTTGAAAAGGCGTTCCGCTCCGATCCAGACGCACTCGTCATCAGCCGCCTATCCGACGGCGCGGTGATGGAAGTGAATCACAGTTGGGAGCAAGTGGTCGGCTACGAGGCTGCCGAGGTCCTCGGCAAAGATCGCCGGACTCTGCAACTCGTAACCGACGGAGCCGTCAGAGAAAACCTCCTCCAGCGGTTGATTAGCGATGGGCGCTACCAGGATGAAGAAGTGCAATTACGCCACCGGTCCGGAGCAATCCGTGACGTAAGGATCTCTGCCGAGACGATCGATATTTCCGGAGAAACCTGCGTGCTCGCCCGGCTCCGCGATATTACCGAACAAAAGGAGGCGGAGCGAGGGCTCGCGGCCAGTAACGAGCGGCTCCACATGGCCTTGTCGGCCGCGAAGATGGGGATCTGGGAATGGATCATCTCCACCGACCGAATCATCTGGTCGCCCGAGGTCGGGTCCGTGTTCGGGCTCGCCGGCGGAGAACCGGTCGACACGTTCGACGCCTTCTTGCAGTGCATTCATCCAGAGGACCGTCCGGCGATCGCGCGCCGCGTGAATCAGCTCGTGGAGCATCCGCCGTCCGATCGGACCTACGACTCCGAGTATCGAGCCATTTGGCCGGGGGGTGAAGTCCGCTGGGTCGCTTCCAAGGGGATGTTTGTCTGCGATGCGGCGGGAACGGCTCAGCGGCTGTTGGGGACCGTGATGGATATCACCGAACGGAAGCAAGTGGACGAGCGTGCCGAGCGCGCTCTCACGGATTTCTGGCGGAGAGGACGAATCAAGGCCGTCGATCAAATGGCCTCCAGCGTGGCGCATGAGCTGAATCAGCCGCTCACCGCGATCGCCATTCAAGCCGGCATTATTTCTTCGCTCGTCTCGACGGACGAGCGGCGCGGATCGGCGGACCTTGCCCTGGCGGCGAATCAAATCGGCGAACAGGCCCACCGCGCCGGCGCGATCCTTCGATCGCTGCGCGATCTTGTCAAGAACCGCGATTCGCATCGCGATCTCGTGCAATTGAACGAAGTCGTGCGCGAGGTCGTCCGAATCGTTGAAGCCCTTGCCCGCCAAACTCGCATCAGCCTGCGCCTAGAACTGGCGGATCTGCCGGACGTGAGCATCGATCGGATCCAAATTGCTCAACTCGTTATGAACCTCTGTCAAAATGCGATTGAAGCAATGCAAGATCGCGACGTCGACGGGCGAGTCCTCGAACTTGCCACTGCGCTAGTCGATCAAAGGGCGATTCTGCTGTCAGTCCGCGATACGGGAAACGGCATCCCGGCCGAGATTGGCGAAGGCATTTTCGACCGCTTCTTCACGACCAGGACCGAGGGCATTGGCATCGGACTTGCTATTTGCCAGTCGATCACGGAGGCGCATGGCGGCAAGCTCTGGTTCACCTCGACGGTCGGCGAAGGCACGACCTTTTTTCTCCGCTTGCCGGCCGCCGACGAGGAGCGGGAATGA
- a CDS encoding transglutaminase family protein, whose amino-acid sequence MQSQLPTSAATRRLKVRHSNRYSYNQPIARSAHRLHLRPIQDRRQALLSHRLEITPAVQLAEYEDVFSNWTTRFEVREPYSALSIVAESVVELLDIDPFDFAALPSRATLPVNWMPWELKMLGPYLSPIELPETQLREIYDYAMSFVTTNNSDLLETLFAINLTLFREFTYVHGSTSLETTPFDVLSNKRGVCQDFANLMICMARMINIPARYVCGYIFTGNTGESRAQSDASHAWVQLYLPNIGWKGFDPTNGVLPATNHVRIAVGRHYRDTAPTSGTLYSSAQEQLAVDVEVSPAD is encoded by the coding sequence TTGCAATCCCAGTTGCCGACATCTGCCGCAACCCGCCGCCTGAAGGTTCGGCACTCCAACCGCTATTCCTACAACCAGCCGATCGCCCGCAGCGCGCATCGACTTCATCTGCGGCCGATTCAAGACCGCCGGCAGGCGCTCTTGTCACACCGATTGGAAATTACTCCCGCCGTCCAGTTGGCCGAATATGAGGACGTATTCAGCAATTGGACGACACGGTTCGAGGTTCGCGAGCCTTATTCGGCCTTGTCGATCGTCGCCGAGTCGGTAGTCGAACTGCTGGACATCGACCCGTTCGACTTCGCCGCGCTGCCATCGCGGGCCACGCTGCCCGTGAATTGGATGCCGTGGGAGCTGAAAATGCTCGGGCCGTATCTTTCGCCGATTGAGTTGCCCGAGACGCAATTGCGAGAAATCTACGACTACGCGATGAGCTTTGTCACGACGAACAACAGCGATTTACTGGAGACGCTGTTCGCGATCAATCTGACGCTGTTTCGCGAATTCACGTACGTTCATGGGAGCACCTCGCTGGAGACCACTCCGTTCGACGTGCTTTCGAACAAGCGCGGAGTCTGCCAGGACTTCGCCAATCTGATGATTTGCATGGCGCGAATGATCAACATCCCGGCCCGTTACGTTTGCGGCTACATCTTCACCGGCAACACGGGAGAATCGCGTGCCCAGTCTGACGCCTCACACGCTTGGGTGCAATTGTATTTGCCGAACATCGGCTGGAAGGGCTTCGATCCGACCAACGGCGTCCTGCCTGCCACTAACCACGTGCGGATCGCCGTCGGCCGCCACTACCGCGACACCGCCCCGACCTCTGGAACATTGTACTCGTCCGCGCAAGAGCAGCTCGCCGTGGATGTGGAGGTGAGCCCGGCGGACTAG